The following proteins are co-located in the Echinicola sp. 20G genome:
- the ccoN gene encoding cytochrome-c oxidase, cbb3-type subunit I, which yields MSEALLEKFSYDNKIVKYFGAATMIWGIVGMLVGILAATQLFLPEANLGNPYTTFGRIRPLHTNAVIFAFVGNAIFAGVYYSMPRLLKARMWSDTLSWINFWGWQLIILAAAITLPLGLTTSKEYAELEWPIDIAIAVVWVAFGANMIGTLLKRRERHMYVAIWFYLASFVTVAVLHIFNSLALPVSFFKSYSAYAGVQDALVQWWYGHNAVAFFLTTPYLGLMYYYLPKAANRPIYSYKLSIIHFWSLIFIYIWAGPHHLLYTALPNWAQVLGVAFSIMLIAPSWGGMVNGLLTLRGAWDKVRVDPVLKFMVVAVTAYGMATFEGPMLSLKSVNAIAHYTDWIVAHVHIGGLGWNGFLTFGMLYWLWPKMWNTKLYSTKMANTHFWLGTLGIIFYALPMYVAALTQSLMWKEFNEMGRLAYPNFLETVLEIVPMYMFRAFGGVLYLTGALLMVYNLVKTTKVGTFVENEPDEAPVLTKHIAKKGEYWHHVWERKPIFFTVLATIAILIGGAIEIVPTLLVKSNVPTISSVAPYTPLELQGRDLYISNGCVGCHSQMIRPFRSETERYGEYSKAGEFVYDRPFLWGSKRTGPDLHRVGRKYPDSWHYHHMLDPRTMSPGSTMPSYSWMITNTMDHEDMPDKIRTMQKLGVPYPEGYADEQAMVDLEKQASEIATGLSEDNIEVMPNSEIVALIAYLQRLGTDIKKVDAPTENSIAK from the coding sequence CACAGCTTTTTCTCCCTGAGGCCAACTTAGGAAATCCTTATACAACATTTGGCAGGATTAGACCATTACATACCAATGCCGTAATCTTTGCCTTTGTGGGGAATGCAATTTTTGCAGGTGTTTACTACTCTATGCCGAGGTTGCTCAAGGCAAGGATGTGGAGCGATACCTTGAGTTGGATCAACTTTTGGGGTTGGCAATTGATTATTTTGGCGGCTGCGATTACATTGCCTTTGGGGCTTACCACTTCAAAAGAATATGCAGAATTGGAATGGCCAATAGACATCGCCATCGCTGTGGTATGGGTCGCATTTGGTGCCAATATGATTGGTACATTACTGAAAAGAAGAGAAAGACACATGTATGTGGCCATTTGGTTTTACCTGGCTTCCTTTGTGACAGTGGCTGTGCTCCACATCTTTAATTCCCTGGCTTTGCCTGTGTCATTTTTCAAGAGTTATTCCGCCTATGCCGGGGTACAGGATGCACTGGTTCAATGGTGGTATGGACACAATGCCGTCGCCTTTTTCTTGACCACGCCTTATTTGGGACTGATGTATTACTACTTGCCCAAAGCGGCAAACCGTCCAATCTATTCCTATAAGCTTTCGATCATCCACTTTTGGTCCCTGATTTTTATCTATATCTGGGCAGGTCCTCACCATTTGCTTTATACAGCTTTGCCTAACTGGGCACAAGTACTGGGGGTTGCCTTTTCTATTATGCTGATCGCTCCATCATGGGGAGGAATGGTAAATGGACTCCTGACCCTTAGAGGTGCTTGGGATAAAGTGCGCGTAGACCCAGTATTAAAATTTATGGTCGTTGCAGTGACGGCTTATGGTATGGCTACTTTTGAGGGCCCGATGTTATCCTTAAAATCTGTCAATGCCATTGCTCACTATACGGATTGGATTGTGGCGCACGTACACATCGGAGGTTTGGGATGGAATGGCTTTCTGACCTTCGGCATGTTGTATTGGTTATGGCCAAAAATGTGGAATACTAAATTGTACTCAACCAAAATGGCTAATACCCATTTCTGGTTAGGGACCTTAGGGATTATTTTCTATGCCCTGCCCATGTATGTCGCTGCATTGACCCAAAGTTTGATGTGGAAAGAGTTCAATGAAATGGGGCGCTTGGCATATCCCAACTTCTTGGAAACCGTCTTGGAGATTGTTCCAATGTACATGTTCCGAGCCTTTGGCGGCGTACTTTATTTGACCGGAGCCTTGCTGATGGTCTATAACTTGGTGAAGACCACCAAGGTTGGAACTTTCGTGGAAAATGAGCCGGATGAGGCCCCTGTATTGACCAAGCATATAGCCAAAAAAGGAGAATATTGGCACCATGTGTGGGAAAGAAAACCAATTTTCTTTACAGTACTGGCTACAATAGCTATCCTCATTGGGGGAGCCATCGAGATCGTACCAACACTTTTGGTGAAATCCAATGTGCCAACCATCAGCAGCGTAGCGCCTTATACACCTTTAGAGCTTCAAGGTAGGGACCTTTACATCTCAAATGGCTGTGTGGGCTGTCACTCTCAGATGATCAGGCCATTCCGGTCCGAGACCGAGCGATATGGTGAATATTCCAAAGCAGGTGAGTTTGTCTATGACAGACCATTTTTATGGGGATCCAAAAGAACTGGGCCTGATTTGCACCGGGTAGGCCGAAAATATCCAGATAGCTGGCATTACCATCACATGCTAGATCCAAGAACCATGTCACCAGGATCGACCATGCCATCATACTCCTGGATGATCACCAATACCATGGATCATGAGGATATGCCTGATAAGATCAGAACCATGCAAAAGTTGGGTGTACCCTATCCGGAAGGATATGCTGATGAACAGGCAATGGTGGACTTGGAAAAACAAGCCAGTGAAATAGCGACTGGTTTGTCCGAGGACAACATAGAGGTAATGCCCAATTCTGAAATTGTGGCTTTGATTGCCTATTTACAGCGCTTAGGAACAGATATCAAGAAAGTTGATGCTCCCACAGAAAATAGTATTGCCAAATAA
- a CDS encoding cbb3-type cytochrome c oxidase subunit 3, which yields MQKEILSSIENVEIYPIISLLIFVLFFVGMGWWVFRVDNKYIDHMKSLPVDESHLNEDDHEEK from the coding sequence ATGCAAAAAGAAATATTAAGTTCGATCGAAAATGTGGAAATCTATCCGATCATCTCACTACTTATTTTCGTGCTCTTTTTCGTGGGCATGGGATGGTGGGTATTTCGGGTGGACAACAAATACATTGACCACATGAAATCATTGCCTGTAGATGAGAGCCACTTAAACGAAGACGATCATGAAGAGAAATAA
- a CDS encoding cbb3-type cytochrome c oxidase N-terminal domain-containing protein: MKRNKFLAILSLLLMCATTVFAQEEAIGGGMMETLSSMDSGQITLLIMILVVLGVMVLLLILMIYLMSFMAVVLRKENPELANEPTWWENFNEKYISGKFKSIEEEEEIMLDHSYDGIVELDNFMPPWLKYVFYGTIIFAVGYLINYSTLGWGKTPTEEYTAELEAEAIAAESRKALALASIDESNVEFNQSDRVLIAGGTIFQNNCVACHAADGGGGVGPNFTDEYWIHGGSIKDVFTVIKYGVPDKGMIPWQDQLSPEEIQQVANFILSLKGTTPANPKEPQGELYTPEADNPNEEGEAGVDSTAVSS, translated from the coding sequence ATGAAGAGAAATAAGTTTTTAGCAATACTATCACTTTTGCTGATGTGCGCAACTACAGTCTTTGCCCAAGAGGAAGCGATTGGCGGAGGCATGATGGAAACTTTAAGCAGTATGGATAGCGGCCAAATCACCTTATTGATCATGATTTTGGTCGTATTGGGTGTTATGGTTTTGCTATTGATCCTGATGATTTACCTTATGTCCTTTATGGCGGTAGTCCTGAGAAAGGAAAACCCAGAGCTGGCCAATGAACCTACTTGGTGGGAAAACTTTAATGAGAAGTATATCTCCGGTAAGTTTAAGTCTATTGAGGAGGAAGAGGAAATCATGCTTGACCATAGTTATGACGGGATTGTGGAACTGGACAACTTTATGCCTCCTTGGTTGAAATATGTTTTCTATGGAACGATCATTTTTGCTGTAGGATATCTGATCAATTATTCCACCCTTGGATGGGGGAAAACACCTACGGAAGAATATACTGCAGAATTGGAGGCAGAGGCTATTGCAGCAGAAAGCCGAAAGGCACTGGCTTTGGCATCCATTGACGAAAGTAATGTAGAGTTTAACCAGTCTGATAGGGTATTGATTGCAGGGGGCACCATCTTCCAAAACAACTGTGTGGCCTGTCATGCTGCCGATGGTGGAGGAGGAGTCGGTCCTAACTTTACAGATGAATATTGGATTCATGGTGGAAGTATCAAAGATGTATTTACAGTGATCAAGTACGGCGTACCAGACAAAGGAATGATCCCTTGGCAGGATCAGTTAAGCCCAGAGGAGATCCAACAGGTAGCCAATTTTATACTATCGCTAAAAGGAACCACTCCTGCCAATCCTAAAGAACCACAAGGGGAGCTTTATACACCTGAGGCGGATAATCCAAATGAGGAGGGGGAAGCTGGTGTGGACAGTACCGCTGTGTCATCGTGA
- the ccoG gene encoding cytochrome c oxidase accessory protein CcoG yields MGNPLESNQKEAFRDSLSTVKEDGKRNWVYPKKVRGFFYKWRTYLSWLLLGFLFVGPFLKIGGKPFLLLNIFERRFVIFGQVFWPQDTHILLFLLLIFFVFIILFTVVFGRVFCGWACPQTLFMEMVFRKIEYWIEGDASQQKKLNAMPWNQEKVLKKGAKMGAFLLVSLLIAHTVMAYLIGVDKTLSTVSSPPTDNLTGFLGLMAFTGIFFFVFAWFREQVCTVVCPYGRLQGVLLDTNSINVSYDYVRGEPRGKIKKNQFDEIPKGDCVDCSLCVQVCPTGIDIRNGVQMECVNCTACIDACDEVMIKVKRPTGLIRYASENGIKDGNQKLLTPRVMGYSFVLMLLIGAFIGLLVTRTELSATITRFRGMTYQERTDGQISNLYEVTFINKTFDTQNVQIKADDPRYSIEATGEGNWEMEGQSKLEGRFFLVVDAGDVHQINEEVNLRLLQNGEVIDEIETSFMAPLPKKND; encoded by the coding sequence ATGGGAAATCCATTAGAAAGTAACCAAAAAGAAGCCTTCAGAGACTCTCTTTCCACTGTTAAGGAAGATGGAAAGAGGAATTGGGTATATCCCAAAAAGGTAAGAGGGTTCTTTTATAAATGGAGAACCTACCTTTCATGGTTATTACTTGGGTTTCTCTTTGTGGGGCCTTTTCTAAAAATAGGAGGCAAGCCCTTTTTGTTGCTGAATATTTTTGAAAGGAGATTTGTGATCTTTGGTCAAGTATTTTGGCCGCAAGATACTCATATTCTGCTTTTTTTATTGTTGATTTTCTTTGTATTCATCATTCTGTTTACGGTTGTATTCGGAAGGGTTTTTTGTGGTTGGGCCTGCCCTCAAACCTTGTTTATGGAAATGGTCTTCCGAAAAATTGAATATTGGATAGAAGGAGACGCCAGCCAGCAAAAGAAGCTGAATGCCATGCCATGGAATCAAGAGAAGGTTTTAAAAAAAGGAGCAAAAATGGGTGCTTTTCTGCTAGTATCCTTGTTGATAGCACATACGGTAATGGCTTACCTGATAGGGGTGGATAAGACATTGTCCACCGTTTCCAGTCCGCCAACTGATAATTTGACTGGCTTTTTGGGCTTGATGGCATTTACTGGTATTTTCTTTTTTGTATTTGCTTGGTTTAGGGAGCAGGTGTGTACTGTGGTTTGTCCTTACGGTAGGCTTCAGGGAGTGCTTTTGGATACCAACTCCATCAATGTCTCTTATGATTATGTGAGAGGAGAACCACGTGGAAAGATAAAGAAAAACCAATTTGATGAGATCCCAAAAGGCGACTGCGTAGACTGCTCATTATGTGTACAGGTTTGCCCTACCGGGATTGATATCAGGAATGGTGTTCAAATGGAGTGTGTCAATTGCACTGCCTGTATCGATGCTTGTGATGAGGTCATGATCAAAGTAAAAAGACCAACCGGTTTGATTCGGTATGCTTCCGAGAATGGGATTAAAGATGGAAACCAAAAGTTACTGACGCCAAGGGTAATGGGGTATTCTTTTGTATTGATGTTGTTGATAGGGGCTTTTATTGGTTTGTTGGTGACTAGGACGGAGCTTTCTGCGACGATTACGCGCTTTAGAGGTATGACTTATCAGGAACGGACAGATGGGCAAATCAGCAACTTATATGAAGTTACATTTATCAATAAGACTTTCGATACACAAAATGTTCAGATTAAAGCTGATGATCCAAGATACAGTATTGAAGCGACAGGTGAAGGAAACTGGGAAATGGAAGGCCAGTCCAAATTGGAAGGCAGGTTTTTTCTGGTGGTGGATGCCGGTGATGTGCACCAAATCAATGAAGAAGTGAACCTACGATTGCTGCAAAATGGAGAGGTAATCGATGAAATTGAAACCAGTTTTATGGCTCCATTACCAAAGAAAAATGACTAA
- a CDS encoding FixH family protein yields the protein MNWGTGIILVFVGFATVVFTMVGICMNQDDIHLVTEHYYEEEIKYQEQIEKASNAAQLKEKVMEFEAGTKSLLIHLGKGDKGTLWLFRPSDATLDQKMEMEFTDDLGKSIRLEDLKAGYWRVKLAWERNGKPYYEEQKINL from the coding sequence ATGAATTGGGGAACAGGAATAATATTGGTATTTGTGGGCTTTGCTACCGTAGTCTTTACCATGGTAGGGATATGTATGAACCAAGATGATATTCATTTGGTCACAGAGCACTATTATGAGGAAGAGATCAAGTACCAAGAGCAAATTGAAAAAGCCTCTAATGCAGCCCAGTTAAAAGAGAAAGTGATGGAGTTCGAAGCTGGTACAAAATCGCTACTGATCCATCTTGGTAAGGGAGACAAAGGGACATTGTGGCTCTTTAGACCTTCAGATGCCACATTGGATCAAAAGATGGAAATGGAATTTACAGATGATCTAGGGAAATCGATTCGGCTAGAAGATCTAAAAGCTGGTTATTGGAGAGTGAAATTGGCTTGGGAACGGAATGGAAAACCCTATTATGAAGAACAAAAAATCAATTTATAG
- a CDS encoding sulfite exporter TauE/SafE family protein, translating into MIWTAFLLGFLGSFHCLGMCGPIAMAVAAADQKQYWTRKLFYNLGRTLTYSLLGLLVGTMGWGLELAGVQQWTSIGLGVLIILFALLYRKGEQAIVQVGLYKFVGSIKASLSYWLRKGGTVAFFMTGLINGLLPCGMVYIALLASLALSSPFEGALYMFAFGMGTVPLLFILMLGGQLFSPSKRQRLFKLMPYFAVFIGVLFIVRGLGLGIHFISPELSSLAPSKAPTEITICK; encoded by the coding sequence ATGATTTGGACGGCTTTTTTATTGGGATTCTTAGGTTCATTTCATTGTTTGGGAATGTGTGGTCCAATAGCCATGGCTGTGGCCGCTGCTGACCAAAAACAATACTGGACCAGGAAGCTTTTTTATAACTTGGGAAGAACGCTGACCTATAGTTTGCTAGGCTTATTGGTTGGAACCATGGGCTGGGGCTTAGAGTTGGCCGGAGTCCAGCAGTGGACGTCCATTGGCTTGGGTGTGCTGATTATACTTTTTGCTTTATTGTATCGTAAGGGCGAGCAGGCTATCGTACAAGTAGGACTTTATAAATTCGTGGGAAGTATCAAGGCTTCTTTGTCCTACTGGTTACGAAAAGGTGGGACTGTTGCATTTTTTATGACTGGACTTATTAACGGACTTTTGCCATGTGGGATGGTTTATATAGCATTATTAGCTTCTTTGGCTCTTTCAAGTCCCTTTGAGGGAGCTTTGTATATGTTTGCTTTTGGGATGGGCACTGTCCCTTTGCTTTTTATACTTATGTTGGGAGGACAATTATTTAGTCCCTCCAAAAGGCAGCGTCTATTTAAATTGATGCCCTATTTTGCGGTTTTTATTGGAGTACTTTTTATTGTCAGAGGTTTGGGTTTAGGTATTCATTTTATCAGTCCAGAGCTTAGCTCCTTAGCACCATCAAAAGCCCCTACAGAAATTACCATTTGCAAATAA
- a CDS encoding LacI family DNA-binding transcriptional regulator, producing MEKNKMIRIKDIAKLSGVSVGTVDRVIHKRGKVSEAARQKVEKVLKEIDYTPNLLAKTLGSSKVYKIALLVPNPKQDPYWNLSLQGLEASKVEWRPYHMVLEPHFFELHDFSSFKSASKKLLESKPDAVLSAPIFLNEALEFFKELDELKIPYVHFNTMIPDVSPLSFIGQDLYQSGKLGASLIDLGTNCQNNTASILHVSESIQFSVHFKEKERGFRDYFSSSQKEKVTVSAVIIEGDDMKSFESKLIEAIKKDKIKGLFIPTSSGAKLTADILRKNKLSDICIVGYDLLEENIELLKSGDINFLINQNPNRQVFRGIHHLANHLLFNKQAPEKELFPLEVITRENVDSYIRSTIH from the coding sequence ATGGAAAAAAATAAGATGATCAGGATAAAAGACATTGCCAAGTTATCCGGCGTATCCGTTGGTACGGTGGATAGGGTAATTCACAAAAGAGGTAAAGTCTCAGAAGCTGCTAGGCAAAAAGTGGAAAAAGTCCTAAAAGAAATTGACTATACGCCAAACCTATTGGCCAAGACCCTTGGCTCAAGCAAAGTATACAAAATCGCTTTGCTCGTTCCGAATCCTAAACAAGACCCTTATTGGAACTTATCACTTCAAGGCTTGGAGGCTTCAAAAGTAGAGTGGAGACCCTATCATATGGTATTGGAGCCTCACTTTTTTGAACTCCATGATTTTAGTTCCTTTAAAAGTGCTTCTAAAAAATTACTCGAAAGCAAGCCTGATGCTGTTTTGAGTGCCCCTATCTTCCTCAATGAAGCCCTGGAGTTTTTTAAGGAGCTTGACGAGCTTAAAATTCCCTATGTGCATTTCAACACCATGATTCCTGATGTTTCTCCACTATCCTTCATTGGGCAGGACTTATACCAGAGTGGAAAGTTAGGCGCTTCTTTGATCGACTTGGGCACCAACTGCCAAAATAATACTGCTTCAATCCTTCACGTCAGTGAAAGCATCCAGTTTTCTGTTCACTTTAAAGAAAAGGAAAGAGGCTTTAGGGACTATTTTAGTTCTTCGCAAAAAGAAAAAGTCACTGTTTCTGCGGTAATCATTGAGGGTGACGACATGAAATCCTTTGAATCCAAACTTATTGAAGCCATAAAAAAAGACAAAATCAAGGGTTTATTTATCCCCACCTCATCTGGAGCCAAGCTTACTGCAGATATATTGAGAAAAAACAAACTCTCTGACATCTGTATCGTAGGCTATGATCTCTTGGAAGAAAACATAGAATTGCTCAAATCAGGAGATATCAATTTCCTGATCAACCAAAACCCAAACAGACAGGTATTTAGAGGAATCCATCACCTTGCCAATCACCTGCTCTTTAATAAACAAGCACCTGAGAAAGAGCTTTTTCCTTTAGAGGTTATTACAAGGGAAAATGTGGATTCTTACATCAGGTCCACGATACATTGA